In Ruminiclostridium papyrosolvens DSM 2782, the following proteins share a genomic window:
- a CDS encoding mandelate racemase/muconate lactonizing enzyme family protein, with product MKITKIDVMLLEGEGNPSWRPIVCRIYTDEGIYGDGEAAIAYAVGAPAAYGMVKDLGKMIIGMDPLDNEVIWDIMYRNTFWGQNGGAIVFSGISALDIALWDIKAKYFGVPLYKLLGGKKRSKLRTYASQLQFGWSDHYEIAAKTEDYVANAKKAVAEGYDAIKIDFFMFNKDGERFQNDLESVTLLKPYYVNLIEERLSAVREAIGPDVDIIMENHSFLDTNSAIQLGLIAQKYKIFFFEEPNTPTPKTTKFICDKLQMPIAHGERIYSRWEFAPYFENQSVQLIQPDIGNCGGVTEAKKICDMAHVYDISVQAHVCASPISTAVALHLEAVIPNFCIHEHHVFNLHQYNKNFGKYDLQPVNGYFNVPETPGIGNELSDLCFEQYIEKTTIK from the coding sequence ATGAAAATTACAAAGATTGATGTTATGCTGTTGGAAGGGGAAGGTAATCCATCTTGGCGTCCTATTGTATGTCGCATCTATACGGATGAGGGTATTTATGGAGATGGTGAGGCCGCCATCGCTTATGCTGTGGGTGCACCTGCGGCTTACGGAATGGTTAAAGACTTGGGTAAAATGATTATAGGTATGGATCCGCTGGATAATGAGGTTATATGGGACATTATGTACCGAAATACATTCTGGGGTCAAAACGGGGGGGCAATAGTTTTCTCAGGTATCAGTGCTTTGGATATTGCGCTTTGGGACATCAAAGCCAAATATTTCGGTGTTCCGCTATATAAGCTGCTTGGAGGTAAAAAACGAAGTAAACTTCGCACTTACGCAAGCCAATTGCAGTTCGGCTGGAGCGACCACTATGAGATAGCTGCAAAAACAGAGGATTATGTGGCTAATGCTAAAAAGGCTGTTGCGGAAGGATACGATGCTATCAAAATAGACTTTTTTATGTTTAATAAAGATGGGGAACGTTTCCAGAATGATTTGGAGTCAGTAACACTGTTGAAGCCTTATTATGTTAATCTGATTGAGGAACGCCTTTCAGCAGTTCGAGAGGCAATTGGACCGGATGTAGATATTATTATGGAAAACCACTCTTTTCTTGATACCAATTCTGCCATTCAGCTTGGTTTGATAGCACAGAAGTATAAAATTTTCTTTTTTGAAGAACCAAATACCCCAACACCTAAAACAACTAAATTCATTTGTGATAAGCTTCAGATGCCTATCGCTCACGGAGAACGTATCTATTCACGCTGGGAGTTTGCACCCTATTTTGAAAACCAATCGGTTCAACTCATTCAGCCAGACATCGGGAACTGCGGCGGTGTGACAGAGGCTAAAAAGATTTGTGATATGGCGCATGTCTATGACATATCAGTTCAGGCACATGTATGTGCAAGCCCTATTTCTACCGCTGTAGCATTGCACCTGGAAGCAGTTATACCCAATTTTTGCATCCATGAGCACCATGTATTCAATCTGCACCAGTATAATAAGAATTTTGGAAAATACGACTTGCAGCCGGTGAATGGTTATTTTAATGTACCTGAGACACCCGGAATCGGAAACGAGCTTTCTGATTTGTGCTTTGAGCAATATATTGAAAAAACCACCATTAAGTAG
- a CDS encoding cache domain-containing sensor histidine kinase, which translates to MRRLNYYINSIFRKSISGKFVISMTVLIVLSVFLVGYGSFQVAGDVVERETRNYVEDILLQTGKNIEMSLKNVSDIVFYLQINSVLQRSITHAKDNEEGLEAIQTRENIRNTIYHSVLYNDEIEAVELISDSGKVFEINKTLEEHFLNRTGKKEIYDAKGSKLWVATDPITRTFAIAAAVNSLRTQKPLGYINFYIKESYINNIFSQMKFSNSGEMFIMNRDGIIISHNDKYLLNTKIKQDYTKGIFNGNNRGFFHCKINNEESYVAYLYLKEQSWYIVSIIPAIKYSQKLLLVRLAIIIIGICVVVTAIFAAIFITNRISRPIKKLKVAMKQFGEGDMSVNCSVESQDEIGQLSRDFNKMVQNINELIQRVYDETLLKQQAELKSLRMQINPHFFYNTLETINWMARINGVTEIGVVAKAMGELMRLTIGGSDFIKICDELKSVSNYISIQKYRYDDKLSVSMDINEELYELYIPKLILQPIIENSIVHGILNKASGGHIEIRGRLISDIVEFTVNDNGVGIHPERLKDILENKFDTFEDDHTHVGVNNVDRRLKIYYGEKYGVQIKSRVGVGTDVIIRFPGLKFLPDDNTR; encoded by the coding sequence ATGAGAAGATTGAATTATTATATTAATAGCATATTTAGAAAGAGTATCAGCGGTAAGTTTGTCATTAGCATGACAGTATTAATCGTACTGTCTGTGTTTCTTGTGGGATACGGATCTTTTCAGGTTGCGGGGGATGTTGTTGAAAGAGAAACCCGAAATTATGTAGAGGATATTCTTCTGCAGACCGGAAAAAATATAGAAATGAGTCTTAAGAATGTATCGGATATTGTGTTCTATCTTCAGATAAATTCAGTACTACAGAGATCCATTACTCATGCGAAAGACAATGAAGAAGGCTTAGAAGCAATTCAAACCAGGGAAAACATCCGTAATACAATTTATCACTCTGTTCTTTACAATGATGAGATTGAGGCAGTGGAGCTGATTTCTGATTCGGGCAAGGTATTCGAGATTAATAAAACATTGGAAGAGCACTTTCTGAACCGAACAGGCAAAAAGGAAATATATGATGCTAAGGGCAGCAAACTGTGGGTGGCTACTGATCCTATAACGAGGACCTTTGCAATAGCTGCGGCAGTAAACAGCCTGAGAACTCAGAAGCCTCTGGGTTATATCAATTTCTACATCAAGGAAAGCTATATTAACAATATATTTTCCCAAATGAAGTTTTCAAATTCAGGAGAAATGTTCATAATGAACAGAGATGGGATAATTATCTCCCATAACGATAAATATCTGTTGAATACGAAGATAAAACAGGACTATACCAAAGGAATATTCAATGGTAATAATAGAGGGTTTTTTCACTGTAAGATTAATAATGAGGAAAGCTATGTAGCTTATCTGTACTTGAAGGAGCAGTCCTGGTATATTGTTTCCATAATTCCGGCTATTAAATACAGTCAGAAACTGTTACTAGTAAGGTTAGCTATTATTATCATAGGTATTTGCGTAGTTGTTACAGCGATTTTTGCCGCTATTTTTATAACCAATAGGATATCAAGACCCATTAAAAAGCTAAAGGTAGCTATGAAGCAGTTTGGGGAAGGGGATATGTCTGTAAACTGCAGTGTCGAATCACAGGATGAAATAGGGCAGCTTAGCAGGGACTTTAATAAAATGGTTCAAAATATTAATGAGCTTATCCAGAGAGTATATGATGAAACACTTTTAAAACAGCAGGCAGAGCTTAAGTCGCTGCGCATGCAAATTAACCCGCATTTTTTTTATAATACACTGGAAACAATCAATTGGATGGCTAGAATAAATGGCGTGACAGAAATTGGGGTAGTGGCTAAGGCAATGGGAGAGCTTATGCGACTAACGATAGGAGGTTCTGATTTTATTAAGATTTGTGATGAGCTTAAGTCAGTAAGCAATTATATAAGTATACAGAAGTATCGGTATGATGATAAATTATCCGTTTCTATGGATATTAATGAAGAACTCTATGAACTCTATATCCCCAAACTTATACTTCAGCCTATTATAGAAAATTCAATAGTACATGGTATTTTAAATAAAGCCAGTGGTGGACACATTGAGATTAGGGGAAGATTAATAAGCGACATAGTTGAGTTTACAGTCAATGACAATGGTGTAGGAATTCATCCAGAGCGTTTGAAAGACATTCTTGAAAATAAATTTGATACTTTTGAAGATGATCATACGCATGTGGGTGTAAACAATGTAGACAGACGACTAAAAATATACTATGGAGAGAAGTATGGAGTTCAAATAAAAAGCAGGGTAGGCGTAGGAACGGATGTAATCATTCGTTTTCCCGGCCTTAAATTTTTACCTGATGATAACACCAGATAA
- a CDS encoding cell wall hydrolase, whose product MPLSDRELLARLLRCEADGEGYDGMKGVASVVMNRVNVPYGEFFKLVHGDIRAAIYQPRQFTCVMEVVNGQYNPQNIYNMTPLQIHYDIADWAMSGNTLGAVANSLWYFNPFKPTCVSFFPPGENGTYLTRLKQHCYYIPTQKYAST is encoded by the coding sequence ATGCCATTATCAGACCGAGAACTGCTTGCAAGATTACTACGCTGTGAAGCCGATGGTGAAGGGTACGACGGTATGAAAGGGGTTGCCTCTGTAGTTATGAACCGGGTAAATGTTCCATATGGAGAGTTTTTCAAATTGGTTCATGGTGACATCAGAGCTGCAATATACCAACCACGACAGTTTACATGTGTAATGGAAGTCGTAAATGGCCAATACAACCCCCAAAATATATATAATATGACTCCTTTACAAATACATTATGACATTGCAGATTGGGCTATGTCCGGCAACACTCTTGGTGCTGTAGCAAACTCATTATGGTATTTCAATCCGTTTAAACCTACATGTGTATCCTTTTTTCCTCCCGGTGAAAACGGAACATATTTGACAAGGCTAAAACAGCACTGTTATTATATCCCCACTCAAAAGTATGCAAGTACCTAA
- a CDS encoding response regulator transcription factor gives MKLLIVDDDLMIRKGLLSLDWKSIDITLCGAVQNGNEALEIARQVKPDIILSDISMPAMDGISLSRELLGQNSDCIVIFLSGYSDFKYAKAALSMGVFDYILKPTSPEEIFDCVQRARVRILKERSERVSLHIMRTELEVHKMVGNQEIRGCEEVSNSRNSEGVVDKIMKYIESNYMNDISLITLSEEIHLNSIYISRILKRSTGYTFLEIITAVRMVKAAELLRNSGFTIAQVSESVGINDQRYFSQVFKKIFNLTPREFRNLNNEDIKQDVFDKLKKWIEC, from the coding sequence ATGAAGCTTTTAATAGTTGACGACGATCTCATGATAAGAAAAGGTCTTTTGTCATTGGATTGGAAGTCAATAGATATAACGTTGTGCGGAGCGGTTCAGAATGGAAATGAAGCGCTGGAAATAGCCAGACAGGTAAAACCGGACATTATTCTGTCTGACATCAGTATGCCAGCGATGGATGGCATTAGTCTTTCTCGTGAGCTTCTTGGACAAAACTCGGATTGCATAGTGATATTTCTGAGCGGTTATAGCGATTTTAAGTATGCAAAAGCAGCATTGTCCATGGGGGTATTTGATTATATACTAAAACCTACATCACCGGAAGAGATATTTGATTGTGTTCAGAGAGCCAGGGTGCGAATACTTAAGGAACGCAGCGAAAGAGTATCGCTGCATATCATGAGGACTGAGCTAGAGGTACATAAGATGGTTGGAAATCAAGAAATAAGAGGCTGTGAAGAAGTCTCAAATTCACGAAACTCTGAGGGCGTGGTAGATAAAATAATGAAATATATAGAAAGCAACTACATGAATGATATTTCACTTATAACCCTGTCCGAAGAGATACATTTGAATTCTATTTATATAAGCCGCATTCTAAAAAGGAGCACAGGCTATACCTTCCTTGAAATCATCACTGCTGTGCGTATGGTAAAGGCGGCGGAACTGCTGAGGAACTCTGGTTTTACCATAGCACAGGTATCCGAGTCTGTAGGGATAAACGACCAAAGGTATTTTAGTCAAGTGTTTAAAAAAATATTCAACCTCACTCCAAGAGAATTCAGGAATCTGAATAATGAAGATATTAAGCAGGATGTCTTTGACAAATTAAAAAAATGGATTGAATGTTAG
- a CDS encoding FadR/GntR family transcriptional regulator, with product MSKLFADREGLKYGDYSMDSMFFYNYILLDGKYKMEEKKIKRSVEKPKINRVSVVEQICSLVKQDIANGVWNPGDKLPTEAKFSEIFGVNRLSVRMALQKLSTLGIIETRVGEGSFVRTFSLRPFLSEIAVFYDDDDKYNDVQQLRNFLEGECMNLAILYASQEEKDELKEVLEQYHESFKEYKKDIDNAESLEKMVDADFEFHCQVVKMSHNKLYNDIYYIVHQLIRRHITKLISTRAHRRREADISDDTHERIYQGIITADRETVRKAREEVLGIIPIQGVDL from the coding sequence ATGAGTAAACTTTTCGCTGATAGAGAAGGGTTGAAGTATGGTGACTACAGTATGGATTCGATGTTTTTCTACAACTATATTTTACTAGATGGTAAATACAAAATGGAAGAAAAAAAAATAAAGCGGTCGGTAGAAAAACCGAAAATAAACCGAGTTTCAGTTGTTGAGCAGATATGTTCACTAGTCAAGCAGGATATAGCTAATGGCGTATGGAATCCAGGAGACAAGTTGCCGACGGAAGCGAAGTTTTCAGAGATATTTGGGGTTAATCGTTTGAGTGTACGAATGGCCTTGCAAAAGCTTAGTACACTGGGTATTATTGAAACACGTGTAGGTGAGGGCTCATTTGTGAGAACATTTTCTTTGCGTCCGTTTTTAAGTGAGATTGCTGTTTTTTATGATGACGATGACAAATATAATGATGTACAGCAGCTTAGAAATTTTCTTGAAGGTGAATGTATGAATCTTGCGATACTGTATGCATCACAGGAAGAAAAGGATGAACTGAAAGAGGTGCTTGAACAGTACCATGAGAGTTTTAAAGAGTATAAAAAGGATATAGATAATGCTGAAAGTCTTGAGAAAATGGTAGACGCTGATTTTGAATTTCATTGTCAAGTGGTAAAAATGAGCCATAACAAATTGTATAATGATATTTATTATATAGTTCACCAACTTATTCGCCGACATATTACCAAATTGATTAGTACTCGAGCACATCGCAGAAGAGAAGCAGATATCTCTGATGACACACATGAGCGAATTTATCAAGGAATTATAACGGCGGATCGTGAAACAGTGAGAAAAGCCAGAGAGGAAGTTCTGGGAATAATTCCTATTCAAGGAGTGGATCTTTAG
- a CDS encoding DUF2971 domain-containing protein, with protein MKAQKLWRYYDLIKFLTLINGELYFARADTFKDKYEGAIPKQTFQSMIENFRDYGTVKNKTDVITEFQKIFNEKRKKAAISCWHINDTESAAMWELYAKAGFGIAVNTTTQRLSNSLVIPHGYKMTMSQVNYIDFDKENDTDYIYNELLPFKNKRKEFIFENEFRIILYKEGKESTTVPSCQNETILANKVSQRFHFGLENLPQEGIKVKVDPSEIILEILASPHMKKYEVQEIRRLLDIINHNNNTNFTIRHSDIYDNLNYSQ; from the coding sequence GTGAAAGCTCAAAAACTGTGGAGATACTACGACTTAATAAAATTTCTGACACTAATTAACGGTGAATTATATTTTGCCCGCGCTGATACTTTCAAAGACAAATATGAAGGCGCAATCCCAAAGCAGACCTTTCAAAGTATGATAGAGAACTTCAGGGATTACGGCACTGTCAAGAATAAAACCGATGTAATAACCGAATTCCAAAAGATTTTCAATGAAAAAAGAAAAAAGGCTGCAATAAGCTGCTGGCACATCAATGATACTGAATCTGCGGCAATGTGGGAATTGTATGCGAAAGCAGGCTTTGGAATTGCAGTCAATACAACAACACAAAGGCTTTCTAATTCATTGGTTATTCCCCATGGTTACAAAATGACAATGTCTCAGGTAAACTATATTGACTTTGACAAAGAAAACGATACCGACTACATTTATAACGAGCTTCTTCCTTTTAAAAATAAAAGAAAAGAATTTATTTTCGAAAATGAATTCAGAATTATTCTTTATAAGGAAGGAAAAGAATCAACCACTGTTCCCTCTTGTCAAAATGAAACTATCCTTGCGAACAAAGTCAGCCAAAGATTTCATTTTGGACTGGAAAATCTCCCACAGGAAGGAATAAAAGTTAAAGTTGACCCCTCTGAAATCATTTTAGAGATACTGGCATCACCTCACATGAAGAAATACGAGGTACAAGAAATCAGAAGACTTCTCGATATTATAAATCACAATAATAATACGAACTTTACAATACGACACTCTGACATTTATGACAATTTGAATTATTCTCAATAA
- a CDS encoding carbohydrate ABC transporter permease, protein MKKNKISISTNITFAVLVLFALLCIYPIFWLILNSFKDNSEIFTNPWGLPKTISFVNYIRAIEVGNVGINFLNSVFITVVSVFVAVLLSCMASYGIVRMKWKMSRFVYFLFLIGMSIPSYSAIVPLFNMFNKMGIINKYPAIIIPHIAFALPISIFILSGFFSSILKEMEEAAIIDGCSIMGTFFKIIIPISISSIVTVTVINFINIWNDLLFPQIFLSDKNMMPLPVGLTAFSDLYSTDYSGMIAAVVFTIIPTIVVYIFLHNKIMEGMTAGAVKG, encoded by the coding sequence GTGAAAAAAAATAAAATCTCAATTAGTACGAATATTACATTTGCTGTACTTGTTCTATTTGCTTTGTTATGTATATATCCTATTTTCTGGCTGATTTTAAATTCTTTTAAAGACAATAGTGAAATTTTTACCAACCCATGGGGATTACCTAAAACAATTTCCTTTGTAAATTATATTAGAGCTATTGAAGTAGGAAACGTAGGAATTAACTTTCTCAATTCTGTTTTTATCACAGTGGTATCCGTGTTTGTGGCTGTACTGCTTAGCTGCATGGCTTCTTATGGCATTGTGAGAATGAAATGGAAGATGTCTCGTTTTGTGTACTTTTTGTTTCTTATAGGTATGAGTATTCCTTCCTATTCGGCTATTGTGCCGCTGTTTAATATGTTTAATAAAATGGGAATTATTAATAAATATCCGGCTATTATAATACCTCACATTGCTTTTGCACTTCCAATATCAATCTTTATCTTGTCAGGATTTTTCTCTAGCATATTAAAGGAAATGGAGGAGGCTGCTATCATCGATGGATGCAGTATTATGGGAACTTTTTTCAAAATTATTATTCCCATCAGTATTTCATCTATCGTGACGGTCACGGTAATAAATTTTATTAATATATGGAACGACCTTTTGTTTCCACAGATATTTTTGTCTGATAAGAATATGATGCCTCTTCCTGTGGGTCTGACTGCTTTTAGTGATCTTTACAGCACGGATTACTCGGGAATGATAGCGGCTGTTGTATTTACTATCATACCTACCATTGTCGTATACATATTCCTTCATAACAAAATCATGGAAGGTATGACTGCAGGGGCTGTTAAAGGCTAA